Genomic DNA from Cupriavidus pauculus:
ACAGCGCCGACCGCAACGAACGCGCGAAACGCTCGTTGATGATCTCGAGCGTGTGCAGACGGCCGCGGACGATGCGTTCCTGCGTCGCGAGGTTGTAGGGACGGATCCCGGTCTCGTCGGCCGCGGGTGCGCTGCTGGCTTCAGGTGTATCGGCTTCTCCCGATACACCTTTCAGTAGTTCGTCAACCTCGTCCTGCGAGAGGAACTTGTCGTAGGCCATCTAGTGTCCTGCCCCATGAACGGCTGTGTAAATATCAAATTGCTTGGGTTCGCGGGGCGGCCCTGCCTTACTGCACCACGAACGATGTAAACAAGACATCCAGGATCTTCTGCGGCGGCAGACCCGTCGCGAACGGCTGGCTCACCGCCTGCTGGATGTCCTGCGCCAGCTTGCGCTTGCCTTCCACGGTCGCGAGATCGGCCGGCTGGCGCGCCGACAGGATCAGCAGGATGCGGCTGCGCGCTTCCGGCTGGTACTGCTGGAGACGCGCCTGCGTTTCGCTATCCGCCACCTTCAGCGACAGACCGGTGTGCAGGAAGCGATCGCCGTCCTCGCTCTTGAGGTTGACGGTGAACGCATCCAGCGGCACGAAGATCGGCGGCGGCACGACCGGAGCGGCCGGAGCCGCCGGAGTGTGGCTGCCACCGAAGACGCTGCCGAGCACGAAGCCGCCAACGCCCAACGCTGCCACCAGCACGCCGCCGCCAATCAGCAGCAGTCGGCCGCGCTTGCTGGGGTTGCCGCCAGTCTGGGAGGGGGAAAGCGTGTTCGCCATGAGAAGCCTGTGTCGAATTGCCTGCCATTCTTCCGGAATCGCAGACAAGCAAAGGGCCGATAAAAAGGGGGAAACCCGCTCAGCTTGGCCGTTTGAGCCGAACGGGCGTGGCAAGGCGCTGGCGTGTGCATGCCAATCGCCCCTGCATGCATTGGTTAACGAATCGCCCGGGCGGAACTTAAGACACCCGTGTCGCGAAAACAACGGACGTGCGGCGTCGCTCGGGTCTTCTATGTCGGTTTCAGGGGACGGGCTAGGCTGGATAAGGCTTTGCGGTCGTTACTCTTATATAAGATATAAGACATTTGATCTCTCTCCCACTTCG
This window encodes:
- the fliL gene encoding flagellar basal body-associated protein FliL; translated protein: MANTLSPSQTGGNPSKRGRLLLIGGGVLVAALGVGGFVLGSVFGGSHTPAAPAAPVVPPPIFVPLDAFTVNLKSEDGDRFLHTGLSLKVADSETQARLQQYQPEARSRILLILSARQPADLATVEGKRKLAQDIQQAVSQPFATGLPPQKILDVLFTSFVVQ